The following are from one region of the Paenibacillus antri genome:
- a CDS encoding phytanoyl-CoA dioxygenase family protein, producing MDIPALKRQFQAQGYLLLPGILSEEKVRRLNEAVDAVLAEEEESLSYNIYNSVERHPEFLSLIDEPTMLPLIVNLLGYNIQLHISHLTVRRPNPKLEKTATNSFIDWHQDGPHPQFPKIGGLTSTYYIKACYILSDMSKPDRGNTKVIPGSHVKPYNPNQKDVRVHLDDEVQLCGRPGDVFVFAQNLWHAGAPNTSEYTRRQLFMGYSPIWMRPIDYHEASEKLLEGADPIRRQLLGRISDNKFKYYVPEESMVPLKTMYLGD from the coding sequence ATGGACATCCCGGCGCTGAAGCGGCAGTTCCAAGCGCAAGGCTATTTGCTTCTCCCCGGCATATTGAGCGAAGAGAAGGTGCGGCGATTGAACGAAGCGGTCGACGCCGTATTGGCCGAAGAGGAAGAAAGCCTGTCCTACAATATTTATAACAGCGTGGAACGGCATCCGGAATTTCTGTCCTTGATCGACGAACCGACGATGCTGCCGCTCATCGTCAATCTGCTCGGGTACAACATTCAGCTTCATATTTCGCATTTGACGGTGCGCAGGCCGAACCCGAAATTAGAGAAAACGGCGACGAACAGCTTCATCGATTGGCATCAGGACGGTCCGCACCCGCAGTTTCCGAAAATCGGCGGCCTCACTTCAACGTATTACATTAAAGCGTGTTATATCCTAAGCGATATGTCGAAGCCGGATCGAGGCAATACGAAGGTGATCCCGGGCAGTCACGTCAAGCCGTACAATCCGAACCAAAAGGATGTCCGAGTTCACCTGGACGACGAGGTTCAATTGTGCGGCCGTCCGGGCGACGTGTTCGTCTTCGCGCAAAATCTGTGGCACGCCGGCGCGCCGAATACGTCCGAATACACGAGGCGGCAGCTGTTCATGGGGTACAGCCCGATCTGGATGCGGCCGATCGATTATCACGAGGCGTCCGAGAAGCTGCTCGAAGGCGCGGACCCGATTCGCCGTCAGCTGCTCGGCCGAATCAGCGACAACAAGTTCAAGTATTATGTGCCGGAAGAGTCCATGGTGCCGTTGAAGACGATGTATTTAGGAGATTAG
- a CDS encoding carbohydrate binding domain-containing protein produces MKKIAFRVPAFALSAALAFSLLGGTAAVAEESRLSQKTYGTPEELLIPNNYTVAVFNGTVGKEDGHNVLYATAKGKPGYLNVIDLDDYKLLRSLPLAPSESSWAHTIAPDGSLYLAADGGGARLWHYSPVAKTPVQVAAFSGQSVPNSITTDEQGRVYVGTYPGGKVYRYDPVSKEIRDYGRMIGALDQEYVRSIAYQGGNVYAGTAHRQIVRVDVDTGEKTNIAASLPVKEDTVYDLSTIDDRYLLARYTDGSGIPGEAFLYDTQTESWLDVVLDNVTGLHATDSLDGKLYFMSDKKLKTIDLSTLVVEETGMEYGSGFRGADWVEFPNNPDLPGKNLVTVRYDGGVTVMNIETKQVRLYPPVIPGLPGVVNRLAIVSETHAITTGSQARSSLVNLTDRTAVPFSIGQADSVYVIGDKAYLGVYPEGSLHEFDLSAPPGDANPKKLAVLGNDQERLVHMSGANGKLYISTIASYGNLGGSLTVYDTATGRLDVHKDIVANQSVLSTAVSDGKLFGSTTIRGGLGSEPTEEEAKIFVWDIAAERKIAEFPLRVPGLEKPIFIGDLSAGPDGLIWGASYEYIFAIDPVTYEVVKSKKVHAQLNFSQWAHHPLRWSEDGLLYVLFNNKLTVIDPETLESRTLADTSRFDLGFDGHLYLTDMQTNTILYRIEVDGDIREPFPNVPLAVNNASFESPTSGSAIPGWSPFFAPGAGYSYEVSGARSHTGGFSLKTTDATRTGSVAVIGDKIPVTPGEEYEAGAHLYIESGQPGLMFRFFDANNNTISTLETHLDESRLSQWQKVTLRGKAPANAAYARFLAVTSRYNMATAYYDDFFVTVKDGVPPVSTAIVTPAPNSNGWVNSDVTVSIAADRAYSITYSAEGALSLPPTTSRGDAVQLNVTQKGKTLITYYATNASGIEESPKTLEVSIDKTAPIIDFSGQATYSVTQDVYLGCAAADAMSGLASDSCADLHVALPAFEFEPGTHSVSATAEDRAGNVATAVFEFEVTVNYDDLAELVARFVPDEEGIANALTAKLRSAQEAAAQGNEHAEAGSLRAFANQLEALSGKSIAEERAALLLKLASYL; encoded by the coding sequence ATGAAGAAAATCGCTTTCCGCGTTCCCGCGTTCGCTTTATCCGCGGCGCTCGCCTTCTCCCTGTTGGGCGGAACCGCGGCCGTCGCCGAAGAAAGCCGATTGTCGCAGAAGACGTACGGCACCCCCGAAGAACTTCTCATCCCTAACAATTATACGGTAGCCGTGTTTAACGGAACGGTCGGGAAAGAAGACGGGCATAACGTGTTGTACGCGACGGCCAAAGGAAAGCCCGGCTATCTCAACGTGATCGACCTAGACGACTATAAGTTGCTCCGCAGTCTTCCGCTCGCTCCGTCGGAAAGTTCCTGGGCGCATACGATCGCGCCGGACGGCTCGTTGTATTTGGCGGCCGACGGCGGCGGCGCCAGACTGTGGCACTATTCCCCCGTCGCGAAGACGCCGGTTCAAGTCGCAGCGTTCTCCGGCCAATCGGTGCCGAACAGCATCACGACCGACGAACAAGGGCGCGTGTATGTCGGGACGTATCCCGGCGGCAAGGTGTACCGTTACGACCCGGTTTCGAAGGAAATACGGGATTACGGCCGCATGATCGGCGCGCTGGATCAGGAATACGTACGCTCCATCGCCTACCAAGGCGGGAACGTCTATGCCGGCACCGCGCACCGCCAGATCGTCCGCGTCGACGTCGACACCGGCGAGAAAACGAACATTGCCGCATCGCTTCCGGTCAAGGAAGACACGGTATACGATCTCAGCACGATCGACGACCGCTATTTGCTGGCTCGGTATACGGACGGCAGCGGCATTCCGGGCGAGGCGTTCCTCTACGACACGCAGACCGAAAGCTGGCTCGATGTCGTTCTGGACAACGTAACCGGATTGCACGCGACCGACTCTCTCGATGGGAAGCTGTATTTCATGTCCGATAAGAAGCTGAAGACGATCGACCTGTCGACGCTCGTCGTGGAAGAGACCGGCATGGAGTACGGCAGCGGCTTCCGCGGCGCGGACTGGGTCGAGTTCCCGAACAACCCCGACCTTCCGGGGAAAAACTTGGTCACGGTCCGTTACGACGGCGGCGTGACGGTCATGAATATCGAGACGAAGCAGGTTCGCCTCTACCCTCCCGTCATTCCCGGCTTGCCGGGCGTCGTGAATCGTCTGGCGATCGTGTCGGAGACCCACGCGATTACCACGGGCTCCCAGGCGCGTTCGTCGCTTGTGAATCTGACGGACCGAACCGCGGTTCCGTTCAGTATCGGCCAAGCGGACAGCGTATATGTCATCGGCGATAAAGCGTATCTCGGGGTATATCCGGAAGGCAGCCTGCACGAATTCGATCTTTCCGCGCCTCCCGGCGACGCCAATCCGAAGAAGCTGGCGGTTCTCGGCAACGATCAGGAGCGCCTCGTGCATATGTCCGGCGCGAACGGCAAGCTGTACATCTCCACGATCGCGAGCTACGGCAACCTCGGTGGTTCTCTCACCGTGTACGATACCGCGACCGGTCGGTTGGATGTGCACAAGGACATCGTTGCGAACCAAAGCGTGCTGAGCACCGCGGTGTCGGACGGCAAGCTGTTCGGTTCGACGACGATTCGCGGCGGCCTCGGCTCCGAGCCGACGGAGGAAGAAGCGAAGATCTTCGTTTGGGACATCGCCGCCGAACGCAAGATCGCCGAGTTCCCGCTCCGCGTTCCCGGCCTGGAGAAGCCGATCTTTATCGGCGACTTGTCCGCAGGTCCCGACGGCTTGATCTGGGGCGCGTCGTACGAGTACATCTTCGCGATCGACCCGGTTACATACGAAGTCGTGAAGAGCAAGAAGGTTCATGCGCAGCTGAACTTCAGCCAATGGGCGCATCATCCGTTACGTTGGTCGGAAGACGGTCTTCTGTATGTGTTGTTTAACAACAAGCTGACGGTCATCGATCCGGAGACGCTGGAATCGCGGACCTTGGCCGATACGTCCCGCTTCGACCTCGGGTTCGACGGTCATCTGTATTTGACGGATATGCAGACGAACACCATTTTATATCGTATCGAAGTCGACGGCGACATTCGAGAACCGTTCCCGAACGTACCGCTTGCGGTGAACAACGCAAGCTTCGAGTCGCCAACGTCCGGTTCGGCGATCCCCGGATGGAGTCCGTTCTTCGCCCCGGGCGCCGGCTATTCGTACGAAGTGAGCGGAGCTCGCAGTCATACAGGCGGTTTCAGCTTAAAGACGACGGACGCCACCCGAACGGGTTCGGTCGCCGTCATCGGGGATAAGATTCCGGTTACGCCTGGTGAGGAATATGAAGCCGGCGCGCATCTGTATATCGAGTCCGGCCAACCGGGTCTTATGTTCCGATTTTTCGACGCGAACAACAACACGATTTCTACACTCGAGACGCATCTGGACGAATCGCGGCTGTCGCAATGGCAGAAGGTGACGCTGAGGGGCAAAGCGCCGGCGAACGCCGCGTACGCTAGATTTTTGGCCGTGACGTCTCGGTATAACATGGCGACGGCGTACTATGACGATTTCTTCGTGACGGTGAAGGACGGCGTCCCTCCGGTTTCGACGGCGATCGTTACGCCGGCGCCGAACTCGAACGGTTGGGTGAACTCGGATGTAACGGTGTCGATCGCCGCGGACCGCGCCTACTCGATTACTTACTCTGCGGAAGGCGCGCTGTCTCTTCCTCCGACGACGTCGAGAGGCGATGCGGTTCAGCTGAACGTGACGCAGAAAGGCAAGACGCTAATCACCTACTACGCGACGAACGCCTCCGGCATCGAGGAGAGTCCGAAGACGCTCGAAGTATCCATCGACAAAACTGCGCCGATCATTGATTTTTCCGGCCAAGCGACGTATTCGGTGACGCAGGACGTGTATCTCGGCTGCGCCGCCGCCGATGCCATGTCCGGACTCGCCTCGGATTCTTGCGCCGACCTTCACGTCGCCCTCCCGGCGTTCGAATTCGAGCCGGGGACGCATTCGGTGTCGGCGACCGCGGAGGATCGGGCCGGCAACGTCGCGACCGCCGTCTTCGAATTCGAAGTGACCGTAAACTACGATGATCTAGCCGAGCTCGTCGCCCGCTTCGTCCCGGACGAAGAAGGCATCGCGAATGCGTTGACGGCGAAGCTGCGCAGCGCGCAGGAAGCCGCGGCACAAGGGAACGAGCACGCCGAGGCGGGCTCGCTCCGAGCGTTCGCGAACCAGCTCGAAGCGCTCTCCGGCAAGTCGATCGCCGAGGAACGCGCGGCGCTGCTGTTAAAACTAGCAAGCTATCTATAA
- a CDS encoding extracellular solute-binding protein, with translation MSGKPDRVTFEARMNVILTELRKEIISGIRPQGSYLPSETVLGEQFRMSKKSVRKALESLVDEGLIVKIPRVGNQVSIREKEPLAVIRLGVYPSIEEQGVLAGLLERFGRTYPNVRVETVTLPYSRYPSSVKGYLDEGFLDVFTLNNRNFADLEHSDHLHLVEERMPNPELHPFLSERFRAGGKLYATPFQFSPVVLCYNKDLFKRSGLKEPHSGWSWKELLDCAVAIKETSGVYGFYAHIESLNRFPIFLLQAGYRFLRDDDGGYRFDDPALWDILTDCRRLLHGQGVPPAFLSEGDAGAETLFKEQKTGMIMTTYYGLQLLKSVPFAYDISPLPFGRLPKTLLLVTGLAVNRQSKQKESARLLVDFLTGPSAQRELQLFSLAPSAHSGAADEAEEATKDGPSRYRLYREIVPAFADYKELDISIEALDAFSQELKLFWAGLEEPEAVIGRLHG, from the coding sequence ATGAGCGGCAAACCGGATCGCGTAACGTTCGAAGCTCGCATGAACGTCATCCTGACGGAGCTTCGCAAGGAGATCATCTCCGGGATCCGCCCGCAAGGCAGTTATTTACCTTCCGAGACGGTGCTGGGCGAACAGTTTCGGATGAGCAAGAAGTCCGTGCGGAAAGCGCTCGAATCTCTCGTGGACGAAGGCTTGATCGTGAAAATCCCGCGCGTGGGCAACCAAGTGTCGATCCGAGAGAAGGAGCCGCTTGCGGTCATTAGATTAGGCGTATATCCCTCGATCGAAGAGCAAGGCGTACTGGCCGGCTTGCTGGAGCGGTTCGGACGAACGTATCCCAACGTTCGGGTAGAGACGGTGACGCTGCCGTACAGCCGTTACCCGTCCAGCGTCAAGGGATATTTGGACGAAGGCTTTCTGGACGTCTTCACGCTGAACAATCGAAATTTCGCGGATCTGGAGCATTCCGACCATCTCCATTTGGTGGAGGAGCGGATGCCGAACCCGGAGCTGCACCCGTTTTTGTCCGAACGGTTTCGAGCGGGCGGGAAGCTGTACGCGACCCCGTTCCAATTTTCGCCGGTCGTGCTTTGTTACAACAAGGATCTATTCAAGCGCAGCGGGTTGAAGGAGCCTCACAGCGGCTGGAGCTGGAAGGAGCTGCTCGATTGCGCCGTAGCGATCAAGGAGACATCCGGGGTTTACGGGTTTTACGCGCATATCGAATCGTTGAACCGATTTCCTATATTTCTGCTTCAAGCGGGGTATCGGTTTCTTCGGGACGATGACGGCGGCTACCGGTTCGACGATCCCGCATTATGGGATATCTTGACAGACTGCCGGCGACTGCTGCATGGCCAAGGCGTCCCGCCGGCGTTCCTGTCGGAAGGCGACGCGGGGGCGGAGACGTTGTTCAAGGAACAGAAGACGGGCATGATCATGACGACGTACTACGGTTTACAGCTGCTTAAGTCGGTTCCGTTCGCGTACGACATCTCCCCGCTGCCGTTCGGACGACTTCCGAAGACGCTGCTGCTCGTCACGGGCCTGGCCGTCAATCGGCAGTCCAAACAGAAAGAATCGGCCCGGCTCTTAGTCGATTTCCTTACGGGACCGTCGGCGCAACGAGAGCTGCAGCTGTTTTCGCTGGCGCCGTCCGCGCATTCCGGCGCCGCGGACGAGGCCGAGGAAGCGACGAAGGACGGGCCTTCCCGGTATCGGTTGTATCGCGAGATCGTACCCGCCTTCGCCGATTATAAGGAGTTGGACATTTCCATCGAGGCGTTGGATGCGTTCAGCCAGGAGCTGAAGCTGTTTTGGGCCGGACTGGAAGAGCCGGAAGCGGTGATCGGACGTCTTCACGGGTAA
- a CDS encoding carbohydrate kinase family protein gives MNKIVYVLGELNVDLIMTGDDVTPEWNREKLVNSFDMALGSSSAITACGLAGLGLDVRMVSVVGDDEFGAFCIERLKERGVSVEHVAALEAEKTGVTLSLSTKRDRALLTYMGTISMLRPEHLPERMLDEADHIHFGSYFLQGSMRPHWFAWFRKAKERGITTSFDTGWDPSERWYKDEISELLAVTDYFVPSEDELMNIFGGESLYETLDAVPAHPGRIAVKCGARGAVLAGPGKERIVVGPFPVEPVDTTGAGDSFNAGFIYASLAGFEDKEALRFACACGALATTRIGGASGVPSLQDVEAMLKSPN, from the coding sequence ATGAACAAGATCGTGTACGTATTAGGCGAGCTGAACGTCGATCTTATTATGACCGGAGACGACGTCACCCCCGAATGGAACCGGGAGAAGCTCGTGAATTCATTCGATATGGCGCTCGGTTCATCGTCGGCGATCACGGCTTGCGGTCTTGCGGGGCTCGGCCTCGATGTACGGATGGTATCCGTCGTCGGCGACGACGAGTTCGGGGCGTTCTGCATCGAGCGACTGAAGGAGAGAGGCGTGTCGGTCGAACACGTCGCCGCGCTGGAAGCCGAGAAGACGGGCGTGACGCTCTCGCTCTCTACGAAGCGGGATCGGGCGCTGCTTACGTATATGGGGACGATCTCGATGCTGCGGCCGGAGCATCTACCCGAGCGCATGCTCGATGAAGCCGATCATATTCACTTCGGCTCGTATTTCTTGCAGGGGAGCATGAGGCCGCATTGGTTCGCATGGTTTCGGAAGGCGAAGGAACGCGGCATCACGACCTCGTTCGATACCGGTTGGGATCCGAGCGAACGTTGGTACAAGGATGAAATTTCGGAGCTGCTCGCGGTCACGGACTATTTCGTTCCGAGCGAAGACGAACTCATGAACATCTTCGGCGGCGAGAGCCTGTACGAGACGCTTGACGCCGTACCGGCCCATCCGGGCCGGATCGCCGTGAAGTGCGGCGCCCGCGGCGCGGTGCTGGCGGGCCCGGGCAAGGAGCGGATCGTCGTCGGACCGTTCCCGGTCGAACCGGTCGATACGACCGGGGCGGGCGATTCGTTCAACGCCGGGTTCATCTATGCGAGCCTCGCCGGATTTGAGGACAAGGAAGCGCTGAGGTTCGCGTGCGCCTGCGGCGCGCTGGCGACGACGCGGATCGGCGGCGCGAGCGGCGTCCCTTCGCTGCAGGACGTAGAAGCGATGTTGAAATCGCCGAACTAA
- a CDS encoding ABC transporter substrate-binding protein has protein sequence MRNIRWRKPLFASIVLVLALTTAACGGQPQGNGAEQGASEGAQETQKQKLRLGYLNVMDDAQTILAHRAGFYEKHGLDVEMQLFSSGTDLIKAIVGGQLDAGVLGFSNALSWLDKGADLKIVGGAQMGYHSMLVEQDSGITSVEQLKGKSVASQSQGSTADIVLNGVVWKQAGLAREEVTMQYVSPAVAIQSLASKKVDGAFVFEPYASIAKMTYPVKEIYEIGQQWPFPCMVVIASGDIVKNNQTAVYDMLDAQKEAIDMLESDPEAAAKFITDDFITEDTLTKLDGSTVPAEAVIQASIESQQFNWEITEQDIARMDEVASFMVEQGILTAKPDVTTALDLSWQEQQQE, from the coding sequence ATGCGTAACATTCGTTGGAGAAAACCGTTGTTCGCGTCGATCGTACTCGTGTTGGCATTGACGACGGCGGCATGCGGGGGTCAACCGCAAGGGAACGGAGCAGAGCAAGGGGCGTCCGAAGGAGCGCAAGAAACGCAGAAGCAGAAGCTTCGTCTCGGCTATCTGAATGTCATGGACGACGCGCAGACGATTCTCGCGCATCGCGCGGGCTTCTACGAGAAGCACGGCTTGGACGTCGAGATGCAGCTGTTCTCCAGCGGCACCGACTTGATCAAGGCGATCGTCGGCGGTCAGCTGGACGCGGGCGTGCTCGGCTTCTCGAACGCGTTATCTTGGCTCGATAAGGGAGCGGACCTGAAGATCGTCGGCGGCGCGCAAATGGGCTACCATAGCATGCTCGTCGAGCAAGACAGCGGCATAACGAGCGTCGAGCAGCTGAAGGGCAAGAGCGTCGCTTCCCAGAGCCAAGGCAGCACGGCCGACATCGTCTTGAACGGCGTCGTCTGGAAGCAAGCGGGTCTTGCTCGCGAGGAAGTGACGATGCAATACGTCTCTCCGGCGGTCGCGATTCAATCGTTGGCTTCGAAGAAGGTCGACGGCGCATTCGTCTTCGAGCCGTACGCATCGATCGCGAAGATGACGTATCCGGTGAAAGAAATTTACGAAATCGGTCAGCAGTGGCCGTTCCCGTGCATGGTCGTCATCGCGTCGGGCGACATCGTGAAGAACAACCAAACGGCGGTATACGACATGCTGGACGCGCAGAAGGAAGCGATCGACATGCTCGAGAGCGATCCGGAAGCGGCGGCGAAGTTTATCACCGACGATTTCATTACGGAAGATACGCTCACGAAGCTCGACGGTTCGACCGTCCCCGCGGAAGCGGTTATTCAGGCGTCCATCGAATCCCAACAATTCAACTGGGAGATCACGGAGCAGGATATCGCCCGGATGGACGAGGTCGCCTCGTTCATGGTCGAGCAAGGCATCTTGACCGCGAAGCCGGACGTGACGACCGCGCTTGACCTGAGCTGGCAAGAGCAGCAGCAAGAATAG
- a CDS encoding ABC transporter permease, whose product MRSIRNVWPFLAAVASLLALLQLGNWLNPIIFPSLPAVFDRLVGSLNDEKFWQTVGASLYRLFVGYPIACIVAGFLGLVAGLYRGFALYLRRLIAILQSIPPITWLPFLMIIFGFGDVPIILIVMIASFFPMAISVMNGTEGVIRTHLEVAKVLGANKGQLLRKVYLPETFPAFITGAQVAFGNAWRSLVAGEMVGSTMVGLGFSITFTANVADMSGLIMYIIVIGTFATLLDQVLLERLKRRLLRWRYVGGGEER is encoded by the coding sequence ATGCGAAGCATTCGTAACGTTTGGCCGTTCCTGGCTGCAGTGGCGTCGCTGTTGGCGCTGCTGCAGCTCGGGAATTGGCTGAATCCGATCATTTTCCCATCGCTGCCCGCCGTATTCGATCGACTCGTTGGCAGCCTGAACGACGAGAAGTTCTGGCAGACCGTCGGGGCGAGCCTGTACCGGCTGTTCGTCGGATATCCGATCGCTTGCATCGTCGCGGGATTTCTGGGGCTCGTCGCCGGACTGTACCGCGGTTTTGCGTTATATTTGCGTCGCTTGATCGCCATTCTGCAATCCATCCCGCCGATTACTTGGCTGCCGTTCTTAATGATCATCTTCGGCTTCGGCGACGTTCCGATCATCCTCATCGTCATGATCGCCAGCTTCTTCCCGATGGCGATCTCGGTCATGAACGGAACGGAAGGCGTCATCCGCACCCATCTGGAAGTCGCCAAGGTGCTCGGCGCGAACAAGGGTCAGCTGCTCCGCAAGGTGTATTTGCCCGAGACGTTCCCGGCGTTCATTACGGGGGCGCAGGTCGCTTTCGGCAACGCCTGGCGATCGCTCGTCGCGGGCGAGATGGTCGGCAGCACGATGGTCGGACTCGGCTTCTCGATTACCTTCACTGCGAATGTCGCCGATATGAGCGGTCTCATCATGTATATCATCGTCATCGGCACGTTCGCGACGCTGCTGGACCAGGTGCTGCTCGAGCGGTTGAAACGCAGACTTCTTCGCTGGCGGTACGTCGGCGGTGGGGAGGAACGATAA
- a CDS encoding ABC transporter ATP-binding protein, translated as MQTLELRQVSKSFGDLQVLKDIRLKVERGEFAAIVGPSGCGKSTALRMFAGLETATEGEVLSGDVKIEGPSPRRMMIFQEHALYPWLTVEQNVGMGLEIANIPKNERLPRINEVLDKVNLTGFNHYFPSQLSGGMRQRVAIARALVMDPEILLLDEPYGALDAMTRLKMQNELIRIWHGTGKTMLLITHDIDEALYLADKVYVMSPRPGQIIRTIRLDSPRPRNRHSQEFVSHRQEIMQLLGLEE; from the coding sequence ATGCAAACGTTGGAATTGCGTCAAGTCAGCAAGTCTTTCGGCGATTTGCAGGTGCTGAAGGACATTCGTCTAAAGGTTGAACGGGGCGAATTCGCGGCGATCGTCGGACCGTCGGGCTGCGGCAAGAGCACGGCGCTCCGGATGTTCGCGGGGCTCGAGACGGCTACGGAAGGCGAGGTACTCTCCGGAGACGTCAAGATCGAAGGACCGTCGCCGCGCCGCATGATGATCTTTCAAGAGCACGCGTTATATCCATGGCTCACGGTCGAGCAGAATGTCGGAATGGGCTTGGAGATCGCGAATATACCAAAGAACGAGCGCCTTCCCCGAATTAACGAGGTGCTCGATAAGGTGAACCTCACCGGATTCAATCACTATTTCCCGTCCCAGCTGTCCGGCGGCATGCGGCAGCGCGTCGCGATCGCGCGCGCGCTCGTCATGGATCCGGAGATCTTGCTGCTGGACGAGCCGTACGGCGCGCTGGACGCGATGACCCGGCTGAAGATGCAGAACGAGCTGATCCGGATTTGGCACGGGACCGGCAAGACGATGCTCCTGATTACGCACGATATCGACGAAGCGCTGTACTTGGCGGATAAAGTGTACGTCATGAGCCCGAGGCCCGGTCAGATCATTCGCACGATCCGTCTCGACAGCCCGCGGCCGCGCAACCGGCACAGCCAGGAGTTCGTCTCGCACCGACAAGAAATCATGCAGCTCTTAGGACTGGAAGAGTAA
- the cysK gene encoding cysteine synthase A, protein MVTSVMDLIGETPIVRLNRVAADVPASVYMKLESFNPGKSVKDRAAANMIRVAELEGRIQPGRTTVIEPTSGNTGIGLAMVCAAKGYRCIITMPDNATKERISVMRAYGAEVYLTPAAKRMTGAIEKANELAATVPDPFIPMQFENAANPDAHRHTTALEIYDAFEGGLDALVVTAGTGGTVTGVGEELKRRIPGIRIYVIEPAGSPVLAGGEPGPHKIPGTGPGFVPAILNRGAFDEILHIEDDDAQRMARRLAREEGILVGASAAASAFYAVQVAGGLPASARVLSLAPDSGERYLSSDLFAFED, encoded by the coding sequence ATGGTTACGTCCGTTATGGATTTAATCGGAGAGACGCCGATCGTACGGCTGAACCGGGTCGCGGCCGACGTTCCCGCATCCGTCTATATGAAGCTTGAATCCTTCAATCCCGGCAAGAGCGTCAAGGACCGGGCCGCTGCGAATATGATTCGGGTCGCGGAGCTGGAAGGACGAATCCAGCCGGGGCGCACGACCGTCATCGAGCCGACGTCCGGCAACACCGGCATCGGCCTTGCGATGGTTTGCGCCGCCAAGGGGTACCGCTGCATCATCACGATGCCCGATAACGCGACGAAGGAGCGAATATCGGTCATGAGAGCGTACGGCGCGGAGGTTTACCTGACGCCCGCCGCCAAGCGGATGACCGGCGCGATCGAGAAGGCGAACGAGCTCGCGGCCACCGTCCCCGATCCGTTCATCCCGATGCAGTTCGAGAACGCGGCGAATCCCGACGCGCATCGACATACGACCGCGCTCGAGATTTACGACGCCTTCGAAGGCGGATTGGATGCTCTCGTGGTAACGGCCGGAACCGGAGGAACGGTGACGGGCGTCGGGGAAGAGCTGAAGCGGCGGATTCCCGGCATTCGGATTTACGTGATCGAGCCGGCCGGTTCGCCCGTGCTGGCTGGCGGCGAGCCGGGGCCGCACAAAATCCCGGGAACCGGACCGGGCTTCGTCCCGGCCATTCTGAACCGCGGCGCCTTCGACGAAATTCTTCACATCGAAGACGACGACGCGCAGCGCATGGCTCGACGGCTGGCGAGGGAAGAGGGCATCCTGGTCGGCGCATCGGCGGCCGCGTCGGCGTTCTACGCCGTTCAAGTCGCTGGCGGCTTGCCGGCTTCCGCGCGCGTGCTCAGCCTTGCGCCGGACAGCGGCGAACGATATTTATCCTCGGATTTATTCGCCTTCGAGGATTGA
- a CDS encoding LysR family transcriptional regulator yields the protein MDLRQLSYFVAVAKAQSYTKAAERLHVTQPTLSKMVRLLEEELNVTLFERGGSKRIRLTDAGEILLRSAQGILTSMENMTTELDDLLELRRGDLLLGLPPMIGGRYFPPILEHFHAKYPHINIKLIEKGGKRIETAVEAGDLDVGIVILPVENEAAFTIQPFFEDELRAVLHAEHPLASRSSIALRELADEPFILFGEQFTLHHLISQACEEEGFRPEIALETTQWDFMTGMVAARFGVAFLPQNVCDKIDDPAVRTVPLAFPEPKWRLAMIWRKERYLPYAARAWIELLKGWTFS from the coding sequence TTGGATCTACGACAGCTCTCTTATTTCGTAGCCGTAGCGAAAGCGCAAAGTTATACGAAAGCCGCGGAGCGGTTGCACGTGACCCAGCCGACGTTATCGAAGATGGTCCGGCTGCTCGAGGAGGAGCTGAACGTCACCTTGTTCGAACGCGGCGGAAGCAAGCGCATCCGACTGACGGACGCCGGCGAAATTTTGCTGCGCTCGGCCCAAGGCATCTTAACCTCCATGGAAAACATGACGACCGAGCTGGACGATCTGCTCGAGCTCCGAAGAGGCGATCTCCTGCTCGGATTGCCTCCCATGATCGGCGGTCGGTACTTTCCCCCGATTCTCGAGCATTTCCACGCCAAGTACCCGCATATCAACATCAAACTGATCGAAAAAGGCGGGAAGCGCATCGAAACGGCCGTCGAAGCCGGCGACCTGGACGTCGGCATCGTCATCCTGCCCGTGGAGAACGAAGCGGCGTTCACGATTCAGCCGTTCTTCGAGGACGAGCTTCGGGCGGTGCTGCACGCGGAGCATCCGCTCGCTTCCCGCTCGTCGATCGCGCTGCGCGAGCTGGCAGACGAGCCGTTCATCTTGTTCGGAGAGCAGTTTACGCTGCATCATTTAATTTCGCAGGCTTGCGAAGAGGAAGGGTTCCGGCCGGAGATCGCGTTGGAAACGACGCAATGGGATTTCATGACGGGGATGGTCGCCGCTCGCTTCGGCGTCGCGTTCTTGCCGCAGAACGTCTGCGATAAGATCGACGACCCCGCCGTTCGAACGGTTCCGCTCGCCTTCCCGGAGCCGAAGTGGAGGCTCGCGATGATCTGGCGGAAAGAGCGGTATTTGCCGTATGCGGCGCGGGCGTGGATCGAGCTGTTGAAGGGGTGGACGTTCAGCTGA